In the genome of Bacteroidales bacterium, one region contains:
- a CDS encoding permease-like cell division protein FtsX, translating into MSLREEHYNRRRIRSSYITTLVSITMVLFMLGLLGLLLLQADRLSRHVKENISLSVIMNENVKEASILEFQKKLDRSPFVKYTEYIPKEKAAADLKEQLGEDFITFLGYNPLLPSIDVHLKAAYTNNDSIPGIELALLQNTDVREVFYQKSLVDIVNANTRRLTYLLTGISILLLLIAIALINNTIRLSVYAKRFLLRTMQLVGATQGFIRRPFVRKGILQGLIGGIIACLLLLLVVWWAQREIPEIKALNDLTLLLSMMGGVILMGIILTWISTWLAVRKYLNIRTDELYY; encoded by the coding sequence ATGAGCCTCAGGGAAGAGCACTATAACCGCAGGCGGATCAGATCATCCTACATCACGACACTGGTCAGCATCACGATGGTCTTGTTCATGCTCGGCCTGCTGGGCCTGCTGCTCCTGCAGGCTGACCGGCTCTCCAGGCACGTAAAGGAAAACATCAGCCTGTCGGTGATCATGAACGAGAATGTGAAAGAGGCCAGCATCCTCGAATTTCAGAAAAAACTCGACAGGTCGCCGTTTGTTAAATATACGGAATACATACCAAAGGAAAAAGCGGCGGCTGACCTGAAAGAACAGCTGGGGGAGGATTTCATAACCTTCCTGGGATATAATCCCCTGCTGCCTTCCATTGATGTTCACCTGAAAGCAGCCTACACCAATAACGACAGCATACCCGGGATCGAACTGGCTCTTCTTCAGAACACGGATGTCAGGGAAGTGTTCTATCAAAAATCACTGGTTGACATCGTGAACGCGAATACCCGCAGGTTAACCTACCTGCTGACAGGCATCAGCATATTGCTGCTTCTCATTGCCATAGCGCTGATCAATAATACCATACGGCTTTCCGTTTACGCCAAACGGTTTCTTTTAAGGACCATGCAGCTGGTGGGGGCCACCCAGGGATTCATCCGCAGACCTTTTGTCAGGAAAGGTATTTTGCAGGGACTTATCGGCGGGATCATTGCCTGCTTGCTGCTCCTGCTTGTTGTATGGTGGGCACAGCGTGAAATTCCCGAAATAAAGGCATTGAATGATCTGACCCTGCTCCTGTCAATGATGGGCGGTGTCATCCTGATGGGGATCATCCTGACCTGGATCTCCACCTGGCTCGCGGTCAGAAAATACCTGAACATCAGAACCGACGAACTGTACTATTAA
- the queA gene encoding tRNA preQ1(34) S-adenosylmethionine ribosyltransferase-isomerase QueA yields MKLSQFRYHLPKELIAVNPPEHRDESKLMVLHRNTKKVEHRAFKDIVEYFGEGDVFVINNTKVFPALLLGEKEKTGAKITVFLLRELNSESRLWDVLVDPARKIRIGNKLYFGEDDALVAEVIDNTTSRGRTLRFLFDGPYEEFKKTIQSLGKTPLPEELQKIREILPEDQEWYQTIYAKAEGAVAAPTAGLHFSRELMKRLELRGVSFAEITLHAGVGNFREIDVEDLTKHKTDSEEVFISDETANAVNRAKEGKHYVCAVGTTTMKALESSVSIACYLKPFNGWSNRFIFPPYEFSIANAMITNFHMPMSPMLMQVTAFGGYDFVMDAYKEAIKNNYLFFTYGDAMLII; encoded by the coding sequence ATGAAATTATCTCAGTTCAGATATCATTTGCCAAAGGAATTGATCGCCGTGAATCCGCCGGAACACCGGGATGAATCAAAGTTGATGGTATTGCACCGGAACACCAAGAAAGTTGAACACCGGGCGTTTAAGGATATTGTGGAGTATTTCGGAGAGGGGGATGTTTTTGTCATCAACAACACGAAAGTTTTTCCGGCTCTTTTGCTGGGTGAAAAAGAAAAAACCGGTGCCAAGATCACGGTCTTTCTTTTGCGTGAACTTAATTCCGAGTCGAGGTTATGGGATGTGCTGGTTGATCCCGCGCGCAAGATACGCATTGGGAATAAGCTTTATTTCGGGGAGGATGATGCACTGGTGGCAGAGGTCATCGACAATACGACTTCCCGTGGCCGGACACTGCGTTTTTTGTTTGACGGGCCTTATGAGGAGTTTAAAAAAACAATCCAGTCGCTGGGAAAGACACCTCTTCCCGAAGAGCTTCAAAAGATCCGGGAGATCCTGCCTGAGGACCAGGAGTGGTACCAGACCATTTATGCCAAGGCAGAAGGGGCTGTTGCCGCTCCCACCGCCGGACTTCACTTCAGCCGCGAACTTATGAAGCGGCTCGAGCTACGGGGCGTGTCTTTCGCAGAAATCACCCTGCATGCAGGTGTTGGAAATTTCAGGGAAATCGATGTCGAGGACCTGACAAAACACAAGACCGATTCGGAAGAAGTATTCATCAGCGATGAAACAGCCAATGCCGTCAACCGTGCCAAAGAAGGAAAACATTACGTCTGCGCCGTCGGGACAACGACCATGAAAGCGCTGGAGTCGTCGGTTTCCATTGCCTGTTACCTCAAACCCTTCAACGGCTGGTCCAACAGATTCATTTTTCCCCCATACGAATTCAGCATTGCGAATGCCATGATCACCAACTTCCACATGCCCATGTCACCCATGCTGATGCAGGTGACTGCATTCGGAGGCTATGATTTTGTGATGGACGCTTACAAAGAGGCCATCAAGAACAATTACCTGTTCTTCACTTACGGGGATGCCATGCTTATCATCTGA
- the topA gene encoding type I DNA topoisomerase, which translates to MTKNLVIVESPAKAKTIGGFLGKDFLVKSSFGHVRDLPKKNLSVNIEKDFIPYYEITPDKVRVVAELKKLAKEAEVVWLASDEDREGEAISWHLVEALHLEEEKVKRIAFHEITRTAIAEAISNPRSIDMNLVDAQQARRVLDRLVGFELSPILWKKVKPALSAGRVQSVAVRLIVEREEEIKAFKVTASYKITAHFDVETLQGRVVLQAELPQRFDTRQEAVGFLEKCKNATFRIGDIETKPYTKSPAPPFTTSTLQQESSRKLGLPVASTMRIAQQLYEAGKITYMRTDSVNLSSLALAAARDVITSTYGKEYVKTRQYTTRTKGAQEAHEAIRPTYLDQPSVEGDATEKKLYELIWKRTIASQMSEAQVEKTLITIDISTTSEKFVAKGEVVRFDGFLKVYHESQDDENAEDQGSVLPPVTIGQELFLKDLAATQKYAQPPSRYSEATLVKKLEELGIGRPSTYAPIISTIQKREYVEKGDKTGEWRNYEVIILKNGNFHEEIKKEKFGFTKGKLIPTDIGILVNSFLVRHFMNIMDYHFTARVEKDFDEIAQGRKVWNEMIKKFYGPFHQQVETTLNSSEKAKGEKLLGTDPVTGKNVYVKLGKYGPIAQLGETDNSVKPKFSRLKKEQSMETLTLQEALSLFKLPRELGTFEDSEVSVGLGRFGPYIRHKTSYYSLERTDDPYTILLERAMEIIELKRVEEKEKIISDYEGDPPVRIIKGRYGPYISIGKDNYKIPKEKDPGKLTREDCLMIAQTTPASRSRKKSGKRK; encoded by the coding sequence ATGACTAAAAATCTTGTCATTGTTGAATCTCCTGCAAAAGCTAAAACGATTGGTGGTTTTCTTGGAAAAGACTTTCTGGTGAAGTCGAGCTTTGGTCATGTGAGGGATTTACCCAAGAAAAACCTGAGTGTCAACATTGAAAAGGATTTTATTCCGTATTATGAGATAACTCCCGATAAGGTCAGGGTTGTTGCTGAGCTGAAGAAACTCGCAAAGGAGGCTGAAGTAGTCTGGCTTGCTTCCGATGAGGACAGGGAAGGGGAAGCCATTTCATGGCACCTTGTGGAGGCGTTGCATCTGGAGGAGGAGAAAGTCAAGCGGATCGCCTTCCATGAAATCACCCGGACGGCCATTGCGGAAGCCATCAGCAACCCCCGTAGCATCGACATGAACCTGGTGGATGCCCAGCAGGCGCGCCGTGTGCTTGACCGCCTGGTCGGCTTTGAGCTCTCCCCGATCCTGTGGAAAAAAGTGAAGCCCGCCCTGTCTGCCGGGAGGGTGCAGTCGGTTGCCGTCAGGCTGATCGTGGAGAGGGAAGAAGAGATCAAAGCCTTTAAGGTTACCGCATCCTATAAGATCACCGCTCACTTTGATGTGGAGACCCTGCAGGGAAGAGTCGTGCTCCAGGCTGAACTGCCACAGCGTTTTGATACCAGACAGGAAGCTGTCGGGTTCCTTGAAAAATGCAAAAATGCCACGTTCCGGATCGGGGATATCGAAACCAAACCGTATACGAAATCACCGGCTCCCCCTTTTACAACCTCCACCCTCCAGCAGGAATCCAGCCGTAAACTAGGACTCCCGGTGGCAAGTACCATGCGCATCGCCCAGCAACTTTATGAAGCAGGCAAGATCACCTATATGCGTACCGATTCAGTGAACCTCTCCTCCCTGGCACTTGCCGCTGCACGTGATGTGATCACCTCCACCTATGGTAAGGAATACGTCAAAACCCGACAGTACACAACCCGGACCAAGGGTGCACAGGAAGCCCACGAAGCGATCCGTCCTACCTACCTGGATCAACCCTCCGTTGAAGGAGACGCCACGGAGAAAAAACTTTACGAACTGATCTGGAAACGGACTATCGCCTCCCAGATGAGCGAAGCCCAGGTCGAAAAAACGCTCATCACCATCGACATTTCCACAACTTCCGAAAAATTCGTTGCCAAAGGCGAGGTCGTCCGCTTTGATGGCTTCCTGAAGGTTTACCATGAGTCACAGGATGATGAGAATGCAGAGGATCAGGGCAGTGTGCTCCCTCCTGTGACGATAGGTCAGGAACTGTTTCTTAAAGACTTAGCCGCCACCCAGAAGTATGCGCAACCTCCCTCCCGTTATTCTGAGGCCACACTGGTGAAAAAACTTGAAGAACTTGGCATCGGAAGGCCCTCAACCTATGCCCCCATCATTTCTACCATCCAGAAACGTGAATATGTTGAAAAAGGAGATAAGACAGGGGAGTGGAGAAATTATGAGGTGATCATCCTGAAAAACGGGAATTTCCATGAAGAGATAAAGAAAGAGAAATTCGGCTTTACCAAGGGCAAACTGATCCCTACCGACATTGGGATTCTGGTCAACAGCTTTCTGGTCAGGCATTTCATGAATATCATGGATTACCATTTTACGGCAAGGGTGGAAAAGGATTTCGACGAAATTGCACAGGGCAGGAAAGTGTGGAACGAAATGATCAAAAAGTTCTATGGCCCATTCCACCAACAGGTCGAAACCACGCTGAACAGCAGCGAAAAGGCGAAAGGGGAAAAACTTCTGGGAACGGATCCGGTGACGGGCAAAAATGTCTATGTGAAACTGGGAAAATATGGTCCGATTGCCCAGCTGGGTGAAACGGATAATTCGGTAAAACCTAAATTTTCACGGCTGAAGAAAGAGCAGAGCATGGAGACCCTGACCCTGCAGGAGGCTCTGTCGTTATTTAAGCTTCCCCGGGAACTCGGTACGTTTGAGGACAGTGAGGTTTCGGTCGGGCTGGGAAGGTTTGGCCCTTACATCAGACACAAAACCAGTTATTATTCGCTGGAAAGAACGGATGATCCCTATACCATACTGTTGGAGCGTGCAATGGAGATCATTGAGCTTAAGCGGGTGGAAGAGAAAGAAAAGATTATCAGCGACTACGAAGGTGATCCACCTGTGCGAATCATCAAAGGCCGCTATGGTCCATACATTTCCATCGGTAAGGATAATTATAAAATTCCAAAGGAAAAAGATCCGGGCAAGCTTACCAGGGAGGACTGTCTGATGATTGCACAAACCACGCCGGCATCCCGGTCCAGAAAGAAGTCAGGGAAAAGGAAATAG
- a CDS encoding undecaprenyl-diphosphate phosphatase, translating into MDGLTALILGLIQGLTEFLPVSSSGHLELGKVLFGLQGSENLTFTVVVHGATVLSTLVVFYKDILRLLKGLLAFRWNPEMQFMAKILISMVPVAFLGFFFREEVEAYFTGNTVFVGSMLIITAILLGLTTLVKQGLKTIPFLDAMIIGIAQAVAVLPGISRSGATISTGLLLRNQKEDVTRFSFLMVIIPVLGANFMDLTGGNLQNNVEVGSVPLLIGFVSAFISGLIACKWMVGLVKKGKLKWFALYCLVIGIVAIIWGG; encoded by the coding sequence ATGGATGGACTGACTGCGCTGATCCTGGGCCTGATCCAGGGATTGACCGAGTTTCTTCCGGTGAGCAGCAGCGGGCATCTTGAGCTGGGCAAGGTTCTTTTCGGATTACAGGGATCGGAAAACCTCACTTTTACGGTCGTTGTGCACGGAGCAACGGTACTCAGCACCCTGGTGGTATTTTACAAAGATATCCTTCGTTTGCTGAAAGGTCTGCTGGCCTTCCGCTGGAATCCCGAAATGCAGTTCATGGCTAAAATTTTAATTTCGATGGTCCCCGTGGCCTTTTTGGGATTCTTTTTCCGCGAAGAAGTGGAGGCTTATTTCACCGGCAATACCGTCTTTGTCGGCAGTATGCTGATCATCACCGCCATCCTTCTTGGGCTGACCACGCTGGTGAAACAGGGATTGAAAACGATTCCATTCCTCGACGCAATGATCATCGGTATTGCACAGGCTGTTGCCGTATTGCCGGGTATTTCACGATCCGGAGCCACCATTTCCACCGGACTGCTGCTACGAAACCAAAAAGAGGATGTGACCCGTTTTTCTTTTCTGATGGTCATCATACCTGTCCTGGGGGCCAACTTCATGGATTTGACCGGAGGCAACCTGCAAAACAATGTTGAGGTGGGGAGCGTTCCCCTGCTCATCGGTTTTGTGTCGGCTTTCATCAGCGGACTGATTGCCTGTAAATGGATGGTAGGTCTCGTTAAAAAAGGAAAACTGAAATGGTTCGCCCTGTATTGCCTTGTTATCGGGATCGTGGCCATCATCTGGGGCGGCTGA
- a CDS encoding 2-C-methyl-D-erythritol 4-phosphate cytidylyltransferase — protein sequence MNPDLKYAVIAAGGEGARMNSRIPKQFLHIGGQPMLMHAINAFRLAIPSIQLVVVLPPAQIPEWKSLISSLRFDIPHQMVEGGTLRFYSVRHGLERVPGDSLVAIHDGARPVISSQLIRNCFLSAQEYGSAIPFIRPVETVRITQEGIHRPIPRENIRIIQTPQVFRADLIKKAYQQPFSESFTDDSTVLETAGHPIHLIEGDPRNIKITHPGDLIIAEALIKQLKAEG from the coding sequence GTGAATCCCGACCTTAAATATGCCGTGATTGCCGCCGGGGGAGAAGGTGCACGGATGAATAGCCGCATCCCAAAACAATTTCTGCATATCGGGGGACAACCCATGCTGATGCATGCGATCAACGCTTTTAGGCTAGCCATCCCCTCCATTCAATTGGTCGTCGTCCTGCCTCCGGCACAGATTCCCGAATGGAAATCACTGATCAGCTCATTACGGTTCGATATACCTCATCAAATGGTTGAAGGTGGTACCTTGCGTTTTTATTCCGTCCGGCATGGCCTGGAAAGGGTACCTGGTGATAGTCTGGTAGCCATACACGACGGTGCACGCCCTGTCATCTCCTCCCAGCTGATCCGTAACTGCTTTCTGAGTGCACAGGAATACGGCAGCGCCATACCCTTTATCCGGCCGGTGGAAACGGTCAGGATAACGCAAGAAGGTATCCACAGGCCCATCCCCCGTGAAAACATCCGTATCATTCAAACTCCCCAGGTATTCCGGGCAGATCTGATCAAAAAGGCCTACCAGCAGCCCTTCAGTGAATCGTTTACCGACGATTCAACCGTTCTTGAGACGGCAGGCCACCCGATCCACCTGATCGAAGGGGATCCCCGCAACATAAAGATCACCCATCCCGGGGATCTGATCATCGCGGAAGCCCTGATAAAACAGTTGAAAGCTGAGGGTTGA
- a CDS encoding DUF3098 domain-containing protein produces MNAKKKSPEPIQKARTPDVKTKEFAFGSKNYRLLILGLLFILVGFLLMIGGGSDDPAVFNYKIFSFRRITLAPILILAGFIMEIFAIMRKTKED; encoded by the coding sequence ATGAATGCGAAAAAGAAATCCCCGGAGCCCATTCAAAAAGCCAGAACACCTGATGTAAAAACAAAGGAGTTTGCATTTGGCAGCAAGAATTACCGCTTACTGATCCTTGGCCTGCTCTTTATCCTGGTGGGATTTCTGCTGATGATTGGAGGAGGTTCGGATGATCCCGCTGTTTTCAATTACAAAATTTTCTCCTTCCGGAGGATCACCCTGGCACCCATCCTGATTCTGGCTGGATTCATCATGGAGATCTTCGCCATCATGCGGAAAACAAAAGAAGACTAA
- the miaB gene encoding tRNA (N6-isopentenyl adenosine(37)-C2)-methylthiotransferase MiaB yields the protein MPEIKKLYIETFGCQMNFSDSEIVGSLMLSHGYEMTNGPDRADVIFINTCSVREHAEQRVRRRLKELSILKKKRPSLIIGLLGCMAERLKETLLEEESLIDLLIGPDAYRHIPDLLSTVESGQRAVDVLLSEEETYADIRPVRLGSNGVSAFISIMRGCENFCSYCVVPYTRGKERSRDPGSIIREATGLVEQGYREVTLLGQNVNSYTWNEQGKLVDFSGLLGRMAGIDPLLRVRFATSHPKDLSDELITVIASYPNICRSVHLPVQSGSDHMLNRMNRKYTREWYMDRIRAIRQHIPDCTISTDIIAGFCGETEEDHLETLSIMTEAAFDFAYMFRYSERSGTIAAKKYNDDVPGDVKSRRLDEIIRLQQTLSLQSNEKDIGKIAEVLVEGRSRKSQHHLSGRNSQNKVVVFPARDFKPGEYINVRITGCTSATLTGEASADRT from the coding sequence GTGCCGGAAATAAAAAAACTCTACATTGAGACCTTTGGGTGCCAGATGAACTTCTCGGACAGTGAGATTGTGGGATCCCTGATGCTTAGCCACGGATATGAAATGACCAACGGACCGGACAGGGCTGATGTGATCTTCATCAACACCTGTTCCGTCAGGGAGCATGCTGAACAAAGGGTGAGAAGGCGGTTGAAGGAGCTCAGCATCCTGAAAAAGAAAAGACCGTCACTGATCATCGGGCTGCTGGGTTGTATGGCGGAGCGGCTCAAAGAGACTTTACTGGAAGAGGAATCCCTGATTGACCTGCTGATCGGTCCGGATGCATACCGGCACATCCCGGATTTGCTTTCAACGGTGGAAAGCGGTCAGCGGGCGGTGGATGTACTGCTGTCGGAAGAAGAGACCTACGCGGATATCCGGCCGGTAAGGCTGGGCAGCAACGGGGTAAGTGCATTTATTTCGATCATGAGGGGCTGCGAAAATTTTTGCTCCTACTGTGTGGTGCCGTATACGCGGGGTAAGGAGCGAAGCCGCGACCCGGGATCCATTATCCGGGAAGCCACCGGTCTGGTTGAACAGGGATACCGGGAAGTCACCCTGCTTGGTCAAAATGTAAATTCCTACACCTGGAATGAGCAAGGAAAACTAGTGGATTTTTCAGGCCTCCTGGGAAGGATGGCCGGAATTGATCCTTTGCTTCGTGTCAGGTTTGCCACATCCCATCCCAAAGACCTTTCGGATGAATTGATCACCGTCATTGCCTCCTATCCGAACATCTGCAGGTCGGTTCACCTGCCGGTCCAGTCAGGTAGCGACCACATGCTGAACCGAATGAACCGGAAATATACACGGGAGTGGTATATGGACCGGATCAGGGCGATCAGGCAACATATTCCCGACTGTACAATTTCAACGGACATCATTGCCGGCTTCTGCGGCGAAACGGAGGAAGACCATCTGGAAACCCTTTCCATCATGACGGAGGCGGCGTTCGACTTTGCCTATATGTTCCGCTACTCCGAACGGTCTGGCACCATCGCGGCCAAAAAATATAACGATGATGTTCCCGGCGATGTCAAAAGCCGGCGCCTGGACGAAATCATCCGGCTCCAGCAAACACTCTCGCTCCAAAGCAATGAAAAAGACATCGGGAAAATAGCCGAAGTACTGGTGGAAGGACGGTCACGGAAGTCACAACACCACCTTTCGGGCCGGAACAGTCAGAATAAAGTCGTTGTGTTCCCTGCCCGTGATTTCAAGCCCGGGGAATATATCAACGTGCGCATAACCGGGTGCACCTCTGCTACCCTGACGGGCGAAGCATCAGCGGATCGGACATAG
- a CDS encoding formimidoylglutamase, with the protein MDISIYFEPVLRQDFMDAINPNRGKMGDIIRAFDESGCFPELFEPGIALLGVNEDRQAPDNKGCGMAPDSIREKLYNLYAADPNLHLLDLGNIKQGFGIDDTFFALNAVVAELVKRNIIPVILGGSQDLTYANYTAYESLGQIVNIVTIDKEFDIGSSEDAFDSRSYISKIILHKPNFLFNLTNMGYQTYFVDQDAIRLMKNLFFDVYRLGEIRADLQQAEPLVRNADLLSVDISSIRYSDAPGCAHTSPNGFYGEEICQIMRYAGLSDKLTSLGIYEVNPTYDSHEQTAHLAAQMVWYFIDGYLGRFHEFPYKDKDQYVKYMVRIEGQGDEIIFYKSKRSDRWWMEVNCPPDMQVKYARHYLVPCSYKDYQTACENDIPDRWWQAYQKLM; encoded by the coding sequence ATGGATATATCAATCTATTTTGAACCGGTTCTCCGTCAGGATTTTATGGATGCCATCAATCCCAATCGCGGAAAGATGGGTGACATCATCCGTGCCTTCGACGAGTCGGGCTGCTTTCCTGAACTGTTCGAACCCGGCATCGCCCTGCTGGGTGTCAATGAAGACAGGCAGGCACCTGACAACAAGGGCTGCGGAATGGCTCCTGACTCCATACGGGAGAAACTGTACAACCTCTATGCTGCAGATCCAAACCTGCACTTGCTTGATCTGGGGAACATCAAACAGGGTTTCGGTATCGATGATACATTCTTCGCCCTGAATGCGGTTGTGGCTGAACTGGTGAAACGGAACATCATCCCCGTCATTCTCGGCGGCAGCCAGGACCTTACCTATGCCAACTATACTGCGTATGAAAGCCTGGGTCAGATCGTGAACATTGTGACCATTGACAAAGAATTTGATATCGGCAGCTCTGAAGATGCATTCGATTCACGTTCCTATATCAGCAAGATCATCCTGCACAAGCCGAATTTTCTGTTTAACCTGACCAACATGGGGTATCAGACCTATTTTGTTGATCAGGATGCCATCAGGCTGATGAAGAACCTGTTTTTTGACGTGTACCGTCTTGGCGAGATCAGGGCTGACCTTCAGCAGGCAGAGCCCCTGGTTAGAAATGCGGATCTGTTGAGCGTTGATATCTCATCCATTCGGTACTCCGATGCTCCGGGGTGTGCCCACACCTCTCCCAATGGTTTTTACGGGGAGGAGATCTGCCAGATCATGCGTTATGCCGGATTAAGTGACAAACTGACCTCCCTGGGGATCTACGAGGTCAACCCAACCTACGACTCCCATGAACAGACTGCTCATCTGGCCGCCCAGATGGTCTGGTATTTCATTGACGGATACCTTGGCCGGTTCCATGAGTTTCCCTACAAGGACAAGGATCAGTACGTTAAGTATATGGTTCGTATTGAAGGCCAGGGAGATGAAATCATTTTTTATAAAAGTAAGCGCAGCGACCGCTGGTGGATGGAAGTGAATTGCCCTCCCGACATGCAGGTAAAATACGCCAGGCATTACCTGGTGCCCTGTTCCTATAAAGATTATCAGACTGCTTGTGAAAATGATATTCCTGACCGCTGGTGGCAGGCCTATCAGAAGCTGATGTGA
- the ruvC gene encoding crossover junction endodeoxyribonuclease RuvC yields MMTDRIILGIDPGTTIMGYGLIHDHGSSMELIALGVIKLDKMQDHLSRLQRIFERTLYLIDEYKPDEMAIEAPFYGKNVQSMLKLGRAQGVAMAAALYRSVPITEYSPRKIKQSITGKGSATKEQVASLLTILLSLKEAPQYLDATDGLAAAVCHYLQKNPGLSGGKHTSWKTFISDNPDRITG; encoded by the coding sequence TTGATGACCGACCGTATCATACTGGGAATTGATCCCGGCACGACCATCATGGGGTACGGTCTGATCCACGACCACGGGTCATCCATGGAACTGATCGCCCTGGGGGTCATCAAGCTGGATAAGATGCAGGATCATCTCTCCCGCCTTCAGCGTATCTTCGAAAGGACACTTTACCTGATCGATGAATACAAACCGGATGAAATGGCGATTGAAGCTCCCTTTTACGGAAAGAATGTCCAGTCGATGCTCAAGCTCGGAAGAGCCCAGGGGGTGGCCATGGCTGCGGCTCTCTATCGTTCGGTACCCATCACCGAATATTCCCCGAGGAAGATCAAGCAGTCCATTACCGGTAAGGGAAGTGCAACGAAAGAACAGGTGGCTTCGTTGCTGACCATTCTGCTTTCGCTGAAGGAAGCACCTCAATACCTGGATGCCACCGATGGACTGGCTGCGGCTGTGTGTCATTATTTGCAGAAAAATCCTGGTCTCTCGGGAGGAAAGCATACCAGCTGGAAAACATTCATCTCGGATAATCCTGACAGGATCACAGGCTGA
- the truB gene encoding tRNA pseudouridine(55) synthase TruB yields MMNETFFPQNQELISGQLLLMNKPLGWTSFDMVGYIRRLLREYRSFPKIKIGHAGTLDPLATGLLLVCTGKHTKRVIEFTEMEKEYTGQFILGATRPSFDKETEIDQTYPTDHLTAEQIFHAASHFTGEQKQTPPAFSATKVQGIPAYLYARDNQQVVIEPKKITIHQFEITSVQLPEVAFRIVCSKGTYIRALARDFGQHLACGAYLDSLCRTRIGPYLLENATEPGELLSLLRKEKQIPG; encoded by the coding sequence ATGATGAATGAAACATTCTTCCCCCAGAACCAGGAGCTCATCAGCGGACAGCTGCTGTTAATGAACAAACCCTTGGGCTGGACCTCCTTTGACATGGTTGGCTACATCCGCCGGTTACTGCGGGAATACCGCAGTTTTCCGAAAATCAAGATCGGCCATGCGGGTACACTGGATCCGCTGGCCACGGGACTTCTACTCGTCTGTACAGGAAAGCATACCAAGCGAGTCATCGAATTCACGGAGATGGAAAAAGAGTATACCGGCCAGTTCATCCTGGGAGCGACCCGACCTTCCTTTGATAAAGAAACCGAAATCGATCAGACCTATCCTACAGACCATCTTACGGCCGAACAGATCTTCCACGCCGCCAGCCATTTCACAGGTGAGCAGAAGCAGACTCCTCCCGCGTTCTCAGCCACCAAAGTGCAGGGCATCCCTGCCTATCTCTATGCAAGAGATAACCAGCAGGTAGTGATCGAACCCAAAAAGATCACAATCCATCAATTTGAGATCACATCCGTCCAGCTTCCGGAAGTGGCCTTCCGGATCGTGTGCAGCAAGGGAACCTATATACGTGCGCTGGCACGTGACTTCGGCCAACACCTTGCGTGCGGCGCATACCTGGATTCCCTGTGCCGGACAAGGATTGGCCCTTACCTGCTGGAAAATGCCACTGAACCTGGCGAACTGCTGTCACTGCTCCGCAAAGAAAAACAAATCCCTGGCTGA